The region TTCTTATGGGGAGGTGCAACAGCCGCTAACCAGTGTGAGGGTGCTTATGATGTAGATGGTAAAGGATTAACAATTGCTGATGTCTCACCAGGAGGAAAAGAGCGTTTAGGTTTATTAATGTCAGGCGAATTCCCGCTTGAAATTGATAGAGATAATTATACTTATCCAAACCACAAAGGGATTGATTTTTACAATCGTTATAAAGAAGATATTGCAATGTTTGCTGAGATGGGGTTTAAAACATTCCGTATGTCGATCTCTTGGGCACGTATCTTCCCAAATGGGGATGATGCTGAACCAAATGAAGCAGGGTTACGCCACTATGAAAATGTGATTGATGAGCTATTAAAATATGGCATTGAACCAACGATTACAATGTCTCATTATGAAACACCACTAAATCTTGTTAAAGAATATGGTGGTTGGAAAAATCGTGAATTAATTGCATTATTTGAACGTTATGCCAAAGTTATTTTAGAGCGTTTCCACACAAAAGTTAAGTATTGGATGACGTTTAATGAAATTAATACAGGAGTCTTTGGCTCATTCTTTAGTACAGCTATGAGGGAAGCAGTTCCTCAAGATAATTTCCAAGCGTTACATAACCAATTTGTAGCAAGTTCTTTGGCTACTAAAATGGCTCATGAATTAAATCCAAATATAATGATGGGCTGTATGAGTATCTATGCGACTATGTATACGATGGATTCAAATCCATTAACTGCTATTAAGCGTGAAGAAGAAAATCGTCTGCTTAACTACTACTGCAATGACCTACAAGTTCGTGGTGAATACCCAAGTTATGCCTTGAAATATTTTAAAAAAAATGGCATTGAGATAGAAATTGCTGAGGGTGAATTAGCATTAATTAAAGAACATACAGTTGATTATTTATCATTCAGTTACTATATGTCTTCAACTGTAAGTACAGAAGTTGGCGAAGAAGCTCGTGGTAATTTCTTTGGTGGTACTAAAAACCCCTTCCTTAAAGCAAGTGAATGGGGCTGGGAAATTGATCCTGTTGGGTTACGTATAGCTCTTTGTGATTTATATGGTCGTTATGGCGTACCACTATACATTTCTGAAAATGGCTTAGGTGCTAGTGATAACGTAGAAAAAGATGGTTCTATCAATGATGATTACCGTATTGATTATTTAAAATTACACATTGAAGAAATGGCTAAAGCTATTAACATTGATGGTGTTGACCTAATGGCTTACACTCCTTGGGGGTGTATTGATTTAGTCAGTGCTTCAACTGGTGAAATGTCCAAACGATATGGTTTCATCTATGTAGATCTTGATGATGAAGGTCATGGAACGATGAAACGTTCGAAGAAAAAATCATTTAATTGGTATAAAGAAGTCATTACAAATAATGGCTTATAAAAAAGAGGCTCTTTTGAGCCTCTTTTTTATCGGTATGAGTTGCAGATTAGTATTGAGCGCGATTGATTTAATGTTAACCTATGAAAAAGAAAGGCAAAATTAGACAGTTATTTTGAAAGTATATTTGGGTTATTTATAAAGAAAGCGCTTTCTTTATTCTTGACTATTTGCCTTAAGTATTTGTACAATGATGCTAGATAGGAATACATTAGATAAAAAGGCACTCATTAGCTAGACGGGAATCCAGTTAATGAGCCTTGAAGTTGACATCATCAGTGTCTAATCAAGTTGCCATAGTATATGCTACCATTATCTCTAAGAATTGTAAATATTTCTAAGAAGCTTTTTATAAAGTTTCCTGGTTTATTTTGTGGGATGACAGTGCTTTATTTAGCTATGTCAAAGAGGTTGGACAAAAATGTCCATCCTCTTTTTTGGTGTGTTGAAGTAGATGAGCAAGCATGATTTATTTCTATCACTTTTAAATAACTTAAGGAAGTGATGAATGGCAAAAAATAGTATATGGCCCCGACCAATATCATCTGTGATCATTTTTTTCTTATTAATACTTTCAAATAAGCAAAACATAAGCGTTATTAGGATCACTTTTTTATCGAAAGATTCTAGTGTTTGTCATGAGTGCAATCAAAAATTTATTTTGTGAGGTTAAAAATAGTGAAGGAGGTAAGAAAGATGGAAGAAGAGAAAAAGTATTCATTTTTACAACAAGCTTTCGTATTTACTGTCATCATGTTACTGTCAAATGTTGTGTCTAAGTTTTTATTTATTCCGATACCTGCATCTGTATTGGGATTAGTATTTTTATTTTTTGCATTAGTATTTAAGATAATCAAGTTAGAACATGTAGAATCATTAGGAGGATTGTTAACAGGCTTAGTTAGTTTTTTATTTGTTCCCTCAGGCATTTCTGTAGTTAAGTCACTTGGTATTATGAAAGATTCGGGTATTCAAATAGTACTTACTATTTTTATTGCGACTGTTTTATTATTAGCAGTTACAGGTTGGTCAACAATACTGCTATTAAGGATAAGGAAAGTGATTGGTTTGTCAAATAAAAATTAAAAGGAGATGATATCAATGGAAATGACACCCCATTTAGGTATTATGATTTCATTAGTATCGTTTGGAATCGGTAGTTTTTTATTTAAAAAGAGCAAAGGATTTTTCTTATTTACCCCACTATTTGTTGCTATGGTGTTAGGTATTGTTTGTTTGAAGGTGGCTCATATTTCTTATGATGAATATAATCAAGGCGGTAAAATCATAAACTTTTTCTTAGAACCAGCCACTATTGCTTTTGCTATTCCGTTATACAAACAAGTAGACGTATTGAAAAAAAATCTTGTAGAAATATTATTAGCGATTGTTATTGGATCTATTTGTTCTTTAGGCATTGTTTTTATTATAACAAAACAATTAAATGTCTCTAAAGAAGTGATGTTATCACTTTTACCTCAAGCCGCTACAACTGCTATCGCACTGCCAGCATCGGAATCAATTGGTGGCATACCAGCTATTACATCTTTTGCGGTTATTTTTAATGCAGTGATAGTCTACGCTATGGGGAAAATGATACTAAAATTATTTAATATCAAAAATTCAATAGCAAGAGGACTAGCCTTAGGGACTAGTGGACATGCTCTTGGTGTGGCAATAAGTATTGAAATGGGAGAGGTTGAAGCAGCAATGGCAAGTATTGCTGTAGTAGTAGTAGGTGTTGTAACCGTTCTGATAATCCCGCTATTCATTACTATTGTTGGCATATAAAAATTATGCAAAGGAGTGAGTGTGATGTTTGATGATTATTTGAAAGTAGACCCACTTTTATTAGTTGAAGCTTTGCGTGATATTTCAACTATACTAGGAGATAGTGATGATACGCCTATTTCAGGTGCTTTATTTTGTATCAAACATAATTGGGAATTTGATGTTAGAAATAAAATTTGGTCTGCTTTAGACAGATTAATACTGGTCGAACCAGTAGCCAATTTACATTTTTCAACTGTTGATGATTTTTTAAGATCCGAAGTGCCATTGCTTGAAGACCTCACACAAACTGAAATGAAAGTATTGATAAAATCATTTGCTAAAACTGTGAATCTAGAGCTTTATGAATTTAGTCAGTCGATATAGCTGAGACTCATAACTTACTTAATTGTTTAAATTAGTCACTACTTTTTTTATAATAATTTTTAGCTGTTATTCGGTATTGGAAAGGGTGGTTTAGGTTAATTTTAAAAACTCGATGGTAGATTACATGGTTATTTTGAAAATATATTTGAGTTATTTAAAAAGAAAGAAATTTATTTAACCTTGACTATTTGTCTTATTTATTTGTACAATGGCGTCAGATAGAAATAAATCAAATGAAAAAGGCGCTCATTAGCTAGACGGGAATCTAGTTAATAAGCTTTGACTTTGACATCATCAGTGTCTAATCAAGTTGCCATAGTTTATGCTACCACCATCTCTAAGACTTGTAACTATTTCTAAGAGTCTTTTTCTAAAGTTTTTGCAGAGATGACAGTGTTTTATTTAGCTATGTCAAAGAGGTTGGACGAAAGTGTCCAACCTCTTTTTTTATGTGTTTAATCGCATAAGTAAGCTGGATTTATTTCTATCATTATTGTTAGAAGAATGCCAATTACTGTGTATGATGTCAACTGTCTGTTATCTTGTGAAAAGGAAATAAGGAGGAAAAGTTATGACACAACCTATTAATGTTTTTTCAGAAATAGGGAAATTAAAAACAGTTTTATTGCATCGTCCAGGAAAAGAGTTAGAAAACTTAATGCCAGATTATCTTGATGATTTATTGTTTGATGATATTCCTTACCTACCACAGGCACAAAAAGAGCATGATGCTTTTGCCGATTTATTGAGGAAAAAAGGGGTCGAAGTTGTATATTTAGAAGACTTAGCAGCAGAAGCTATTTCTGAACCTGACGTCAGGTCGTCCTTTATTAAAGATTATTTAGAGGAAGCAAATATAAAGGGCACGGGCTTAACACGTATGATTCAAGCTAAATTAGATGCAATTAGAACCAATCGAGAATTGATTGATGTGACAATGGCGGGTATTCCAAAATCTGATTTGGAAGAGTTAAAATCTAAAAGCCTAACGGATATGATTGAATCAGACTATCCTTTTGCAATTGACCCAATGCCGAATCTCTACTTTACTAGAGATCCCTTTGCTACCCTTGGTACAGGTGTGTCTATCAATAAAATGTATTCGGTTACTCGTAGACGAGAGACACTCTACGCTAAATATATTTTTACTTATCATCCAAGATTTAAAGATAGTAATATTCCGATGTTATATGATCGTCATGACTCAACTAGAATTGAAGGCGGAGATGAATTAGTACTATCAAAAGATTTGTTAGCCTTAGGAATGTCACAAAGGACAGATGTAGCATCTATTGAAAAGTTAGCTAAAAATATTTTTGAACAAAAAATTGGCTTTAAACGCTTATTAGCTTTTGATATTGGAAGTAAGCGTAAATTCATGCATTTAGATACTGTTTTCACTATGCTAGATTATGATAAATTTTCAATTCATCCAGAAATAGAAGGAGATTTGACCGTTTATTCTATTTCAGAAACAGTGGACGGGAAAATAGAGATTATCAAAGAATGTGATAGCCTGGAAGCGATTCTCAATAAATATTTAGAAATTGATACAGTTAAGCTAATTCGTTGTGGAGGTAATGATCCTATGGCAGCTGCAAGGGAGCAGTGGAATGATGGTTCAAATACCTTAGCTATTGCGCCAGGGGAAGTCATTGTTTATGATCGGAATCCGGTAACGAATA is a window of Vagococcus intermedius DNA encoding:
- the lrgA gene encoding antiholin-like murein hydrolase modulator LrgA, whose amino-acid sequence is MEEEKKYSFLQQAFVFTVIMLLSNVVSKFLFIPIPASVLGLVFLFFALVFKIIKLEHVESLGGLLTGLVSFLFVPSGISVVKSLGIMKDSGIQIVLTIFIATVLLLAVTGWSTILLLRIRKVIGLSNKN
- the arcA gene encoding arginine deiminase codes for the protein MTQPINVFSEIGKLKTVLLHRPGKELENLMPDYLDDLLFDDIPYLPQAQKEHDAFADLLRKKGVEVVYLEDLAAEAISEPDVRSSFIKDYLEEANIKGTGLTRMIQAKLDAIRTNRELIDVTMAGIPKSDLEELKSKSLTDMIESDYPFAIDPMPNLYFTRDPFATLGTGVSINKMYSVTRRRETLYAKYIFTYHPRFKDSNIPMLYDRHDSTRIEGGDELVLSKDLLALGMSQRTDVASIEKLAKNIFEQKIGFKRLLAFDIGSKRKFMHLDTVFTMLDYDKFSIHPEIEGDLTVYSISETVDGKIEIIKECDSLEAILNKYLEIDTVKLIRCGGNDPMAAAREQWNDGSNTLAIAPGEVIVYDRNPVTNKALEEAGVTLNYIAGSELVRGRGGPRCMSMPLVREDI
- the lrgB gene encoding antiholin-like protein LrgB; this encodes MTPHLGIMISLVSFGIGSFLFKKSKGFFLFTPLFVAMVLGIVCLKVAHISYDEYNQGGKIINFFLEPATIAFAIPLYKQVDVLKKNLVEILLAIVIGSICSLGIVFIITKQLNVSKEVMLSLLPQAATTAIALPASESIGGIPAITSFAVIFNAVIVYAMGKMILKLFNIKNSIARGLALGTSGHALGVAISIEMGEVEAAMASIAVVVVGVVTVLIIPLFITIVGI
- a CDS encoding glycoside hydrolase family 1 protein is translated as MTVKTTFPKGFLWGGATAANQCEGAYDVDGKGLTIADVSPGGKERLGLLMSGEFPLEIDRDNYTYPNHKGIDFYNRYKEDIAMFAEMGFKTFRMSISWARIFPNGDDAEPNEAGLRHYENVIDELLKYGIEPTITMSHYETPLNLVKEYGGWKNRELIALFERYAKVILERFHTKVKYWMTFNEINTGVFGSFFSTAMREAVPQDNFQALHNQFVASSLATKMAHELNPNIMMGCMSIYATMYTMDSNPLTAIKREEENRLLNYYCNDLQVRGEYPSYALKYFKKNGIEIEIAEGELALIKEHTVDYLSFSYYMSSTVSTEVGEEARGNFFGGTKNPFLKASEWGWEIDPVGLRIALCDLYGRYGVPLYISENGLGASDNVEKDGSINDDYRIDYLKLHIEEMAKAINIDGVDLMAYTPWGCIDLVSASTGEMSKRYGFIYVDLDDEGHGTMKRSKKKSFNWYKEVITNNGL